One genomic segment of Polyodon spathula isolate WHYD16114869_AA chromosome 17, ASM1765450v1, whole genome shotgun sequence includes these proteins:
- the LOC121330297 gene encoding lysosomal cobalamin transporter ABCD4-like isoform X1, with product MPQMQSEKQDQKKCTRPKLDLQFLRRLCRIQKILFPSCSSQNVLMFGTLLSVTLLAQLIIYQVGVIPSKFYEVLSDKDLTGFKNLTLVAVLLITVNSTLKSLDQYISSLMYVNWRRSLTEHLHQCYFTGRVYYTLNMLREDTDNPDQRISQDAERFCKQMSTMASKLLISPFVVVYYTYQCFHSTGWKGPVTIFTYFIIGTIVNKVFMGPIVSTLVEQEKLEGDFRFKHMQIRVNAESVAFYRAGKVEHMRTNRRLHALLTTQRSLMNKELWLYIGVNMFDYLGSILSYIVIAVPIFTGIYDKLTPGELSALISKNAFVSIYLISCFSQLMDLSTTVSDVAGYTHRIGELLEVMQEIARKQCDYDPISGESCDFDSDLEMQTCSADTAFTLKRLSYKSPFSDELLVEELNLKISQGNNLLVVGNTGTGKTSLLRVLNRLWESTSGSVEMWACFGPRGILFLPQKPYFTDGTLREQVIYPLKKIYPVAGSADDERIMTFLELAGVASLLKRTGGLDKKVDWNWHDVLSPGEMQRLCFARLFYLQPKYAVLDEATSALTEEVQDQLYRACKQLGMTLISLGHRSSLEKYHDLMLKLCGNGRWELIKMKKE from the exons ATGCCACAAATGCAGAGTGAAAAACAAGATCAGAAAAAATGCACAAG ACCAAAGCTGGATCTCCAGTTTCTGCGGAGGCTCTGTCGCATTCAGAAAATCCTCTTCCCTTCTTGCTCCTCTCAGAATGTGTTGATGTTTGGGACCCTGCTTTCTGTTACTCTTCTGG CACAGTTGATCATTTACCAGGTGGGTGTCATTCCCAGCAAGTTCTACGAGGTCCTGTCTGACAAGGATCTCACTGGGTTCAAAAACCTCACATTGGTGGCCGTTCTTTTAATCACAGTCAACTCCACA TTGAAGAGTCTGGACCAGTACATCTCGAGTCTCATGTATGTAAACTGGAGGAGGAGCCTGACAGAACATCTGCACCAGTGTTACTTCACAGGGAGAGTCTATTACACCCTCAACATGCTCAGAGAAGACACTGATAACCC AGACCAGCGAATCAGCCAGGATGCTGAGAGATTCTGTAAGCAGATGAGCACCATGGCCAGCAAACTCCTCATCTCTCCTTTTGTGGTGGTGTACTACACTTATCAGTGCTTTCACAG CACTGGCTGGAAGGGGCCCGTCACTATCTTCACCTACTTCATAATCGGGACCATTGTGAATAAAGTGTTTATGGGACCCATCGTGTCGACTCTGGTTGAACAGGAAAAACTGGAGGGGGATTTCAG GTTCAAGCACATGCAGATCCGGGTCAATGCAGAGTCTGTAGCATTCTACAG GGCAGGTAAAGTGGAGCACATGAGGACCAACCGAAGGCTTCACGCCCTCCTGACGACCCAGAGGAGCCTCATGAACAAGGAGCTGTGGCTGTACA TTGGGGTGAACATGTTTGATTACCTGGGCAGCATCCTCAGCTACATTGTGATCGCCGTTCCCATTTTCACCGGGATCTACGACAAACTCACTCCAGGAGAACTCAGTGCTCTCATTAGCAAG AATGCCTTTGTTTCCATTTACTTGATAAGTTGCTTCAGCCAGCTCATGGATCTGTCTACAACCGTGTCTGACGTGGCTGGCTACACTCACAG GATCGGAGAGCTGCTGGAGGTTATGCAGGAGATTGCCCGAAAGCAGTGTGACTACGATCCCATTTCAGGGGAATCATGTGACTTCGACAG CGACCTGGAGATGCAGACGTGCTCTGCCGACACAGCGTTCACTCTCAAACGACTGTCCTACAAATCACCCTTTTCTGATGAGCTGTTAGTGGAAGAGCTCAACCTGAAAATCTCCCAGGGAAACAACCTGCTGGTGGTGGGGAACACAGGCACGGGGAAGACATCCCTGCTGCGGGTCCTTAATAGGCTCTGGGAGAGCACCAGCG GTTCTGTTGAGATGTGGGCCTGCTTCGGACCTCGTGGGATTCTGTTTCTTCCACAGAAGCCGTACTTCACAGATGGGACTTTGCGAGAACAG GTGATTTATCCGTTGAAGAAGATTTATCCTGTCGCAG GTTCTGCAGATGACGAAAGAATAATGACATTCTTAGAACTCGCTGGAGTG GCCAGCCTTTTGAAAAGGACAGGAGGGTTAGATAAGAAGGTTGACTGGAACTG GCATGATGTTTTGTCGCCCGGTGAAATGCAGAGGCTTTGTTTCGCTAGACTGTTTTACCTGCAGCCCAAATACGCAG TTCTGGATGAAGCGACGAGTGCGCTGACTGAGGAGGTCCAGGACCAGCTGTACCGAGCCTGCAAACAGCTGGGGATGACATTAATCAGCCTGGGGCATCGCAGCAGCCTGGAGAAG TATCATGACCTGATGCTGAAGCTGTGTGGCAATGGCCGATGGGAACTcatcaaaatgaaaaaagagTAA
- the LOC121330297 gene encoding lysosomal cobalamin transporter ABCD4-like isoform X3 translates to MERRLLLHSRFTHSRDQRISQDAERFCKQMSTMASKLLISPFVVVYYTYQCFHSTGWKGPVTIFTYFIIGTIVNKVFMGPIVSTLVEQEKLEGDFRFKHMQIRVNAESVAFYRAGKVEHMRTNRRLHALLTTQRSLMNKELWLYIGVNMFDYLGSILSYIVIAVPIFTGIYDKLTPGELSALISKNAFVSIYLISCFSQLMDLSTTVSDVAGYTHRIGELLEVMQEIARKQCDYDPISGESCDFDSDLEMQTCSADTAFTLKRLSYKSPFSDELLVEELNLKISQGNNLLVVGNTGTGKTSLLRVLNRLWESTSGSVEMWACFGPRGILFLPQKPYFTDGTLREQVIYPLKKIYPVAGSADDERIMTFLELAGVASLLKRTGGLDKKVDWNWHDVLSPGEMQRLCFARLFYLQPKYAVLDEATSALTEEVQDQLYRACKQLGMTLISLGHRSSLEKYHDLMLKLCGNGRWELIKMKKE, encoded by the exons ATGGAGAGaagactccttttgcatagcagattcacccattccag AGACCAGCGAATCAGCCAGGATGCTGAGAGATTCTGTAAGCAGATGAGCACCATGGCCAGCAAACTCCTCATCTCTCCTTTTGTGGTGGTGTACTACACTTATCAGTGCTTTCACAG CACTGGCTGGAAGGGGCCCGTCACTATCTTCACCTACTTCATAATCGGGACCATTGTGAATAAAGTGTTTATGGGACCCATCGTGTCGACTCTGGTTGAACAGGAAAAACTGGAGGGGGATTTCAG GTTCAAGCACATGCAGATCCGGGTCAATGCAGAGTCTGTAGCATTCTACAG GGCAGGTAAAGTGGAGCACATGAGGACCAACCGAAGGCTTCACGCCCTCCTGACGACCCAGAGGAGCCTCATGAACAAGGAGCTGTGGCTGTACA TTGGGGTGAACATGTTTGATTACCTGGGCAGCATCCTCAGCTACATTGTGATCGCCGTTCCCATTTTCACCGGGATCTACGACAAACTCACTCCAGGAGAACTCAGTGCTCTCATTAGCAAG AATGCCTTTGTTTCCATTTACTTGATAAGTTGCTTCAGCCAGCTCATGGATCTGTCTACAACCGTGTCTGACGTGGCTGGCTACACTCACAG GATCGGAGAGCTGCTGGAGGTTATGCAGGAGATTGCCCGAAAGCAGTGTGACTACGATCCCATTTCAGGGGAATCATGTGACTTCGACAG CGACCTGGAGATGCAGACGTGCTCTGCCGACACAGCGTTCACTCTCAAACGACTGTCCTACAAATCACCCTTTTCTGATGAGCTGTTAGTGGAAGAGCTCAACCTGAAAATCTCCCAGGGAAACAACCTGCTGGTGGTGGGGAACACAGGCACGGGGAAGACATCCCTGCTGCGGGTCCTTAATAGGCTCTGGGAGAGCACCAGCG GTTCTGTTGAGATGTGGGCCTGCTTCGGACCTCGTGGGATTCTGTTTCTTCCACAGAAGCCGTACTTCACAGATGGGACTTTGCGAGAACAG GTGATTTATCCGTTGAAGAAGATTTATCCTGTCGCAG GTTCTGCAGATGACGAAAGAATAATGACATTCTTAGAACTCGCTGGAGTG GCCAGCCTTTTGAAAAGGACAGGAGGGTTAGATAAGAAGGTTGACTGGAACTG GCATGATGTTTTGTCGCCCGGTGAAATGCAGAGGCTTTGTTTCGCTAGACTGTTTTACCTGCAGCCCAAATACGCAG TTCTGGATGAAGCGACGAGTGCGCTGACTGAGGAGGTCCAGGACCAGCTGTACCGAGCCTGCAAACAGCTGGGGATGACATTAATCAGCCTGGGGCATCGCAGCAGCCTGGAGAAG TATCATGACCTGATGCTGAAGCTGTGTGGCAATGGCCGATGGGAACTcatcaaaatgaaaaaagagTAA
- the LOC121330297 gene encoding lysosomal cobalamin transporter ABCD4-like isoform X2 produces MPQMQSEKQDQKKCTRPKLDLQFLRRLCRIQKILFPSCSSQNVLMFGTLLSVTLLAQLIIYQLKSLDQYISSLMYVNWRRSLTEHLHQCYFTGRVYYTLNMLREDTDNPDQRISQDAERFCKQMSTMASKLLISPFVVVYYTYQCFHSTGWKGPVTIFTYFIIGTIVNKVFMGPIVSTLVEQEKLEGDFRFKHMQIRVNAESVAFYRAGKVEHMRTNRRLHALLTTQRSLMNKELWLYIGVNMFDYLGSILSYIVIAVPIFTGIYDKLTPGELSALISKNAFVSIYLISCFSQLMDLSTTVSDVAGYTHRIGELLEVMQEIARKQCDYDPISGESCDFDSDLEMQTCSADTAFTLKRLSYKSPFSDELLVEELNLKISQGNNLLVVGNTGTGKTSLLRVLNRLWESTSGSVEMWACFGPRGILFLPQKPYFTDGTLREQVIYPLKKIYPVAGSADDERIMTFLELAGVASLLKRTGGLDKKVDWNWHDVLSPGEMQRLCFARLFYLQPKYAVLDEATSALTEEVQDQLYRACKQLGMTLISLGHRSSLEKYHDLMLKLCGNGRWELIKMKKE; encoded by the exons ATGCCACAAATGCAGAGTGAAAAACAAGATCAGAAAAAATGCACAAG ACCAAAGCTGGATCTCCAGTTTCTGCGGAGGCTCTGTCGCATTCAGAAAATCCTCTTCCCTTCTTGCTCCTCTCAGAATGTGTTGATGTTTGGGACCCTGCTTTCTGTTACTCTTCTGG CACAGTTGATCATTTACCAG TTGAAGAGTCTGGACCAGTACATCTCGAGTCTCATGTATGTAAACTGGAGGAGGAGCCTGACAGAACATCTGCACCAGTGTTACTTCACAGGGAGAGTCTATTACACCCTCAACATGCTCAGAGAAGACACTGATAACCC AGACCAGCGAATCAGCCAGGATGCTGAGAGATTCTGTAAGCAGATGAGCACCATGGCCAGCAAACTCCTCATCTCTCCTTTTGTGGTGGTGTACTACACTTATCAGTGCTTTCACAG CACTGGCTGGAAGGGGCCCGTCACTATCTTCACCTACTTCATAATCGGGACCATTGTGAATAAAGTGTTTATGGGACCCATCGTGTCGACTCTGGTTGAACAGGAAAAACTGGAGGGGGATTTCAG GTTCAAGCACATGCAGATCCGGGTCAATGCAGAGTCTGTAGCATTCTACAG GGCAGGTAAAGTGGAGCACATGAGGACCAACCGAAGGCTTCACGCCCTCCTGACGACCCAGAGGAGCCTCATGAACAAGGAGCTGTGGCTGTACA TTGGGGTGAACATGTTTGATTACCTGGGCAGCATCCTCAGCTACATTGTGATCGCCGTTCCCATTTTCACCGGGATCTACGACAAACTCACTCCAGGAGAACTCAGTGCTCTCATTAGCAAG AATGCCTTTGTTTCCATTTACTTGATAAGTTGCTTCAGCCAGCTCATGGATCTGTCTACAACCGTGTCTGACGTGGCTGGCTACACTCACAG GATCGGAGAGCTGCTGGAGGTTATGCAGGAGATTGCCCGAAAGCAGTGTGACTACGATCCCATTTCAGGGGAATCATGTGACTTCGACAG CGACCTGGAGATGCAGACGTGCTCTGCCGACACAGCGTTCACTCTCAAACGACTGTCCTACAAATCACCCTTTTCTGATGAGCTGTTAGTGGAAGAGCTCAACCTGAAAATCTCCCAGGGAAACAACCTGCTGGTGGTGGGGAACACAGGCACGGGGAAGACATCCCTGCTGCGGGTCCTTAATAGGCTCTGGGAGAGCACCAGCG GTTCTGTTGAGATGTGGGCCTGCTTCGGACCTCGTGGGATTCTGTTTCTTCCACAGAAGCCGTACTTCACAGATGGGACTTTGCGAGAACAG GTGATTTATCCGTTGAAGAAGATTTATCCTGTCGCAG GTTCTGCAGATGACGAAAGAATAATGACATTCTTAGAACTCGCTGGAGTG GCCAGCCTTTTGAAAAGGACAGGAGGGTTAGATAAGAAGGTTGACTGGAACTG GCATGATGTTTTGTCGCCCGGTGAAATGCAGAGGCTTTGTTTCGCTAGACTGTTTTACCTGCAGCCCAAATACGCAG TTCTGGATGAAGCGACGAGTGCGCTGACTGAGGAGGTCCAGGACCAGCTGTACCGAGCCTGCAAACAGCTGGGGATGACATTAATCAGCCTGGGGCATCGCAGCAGCCTGGAGAAG TATCATGACCTGATGCTGAAGCTGTGTGGCAATGGCCGATGGGAACTcatcaaaatgaaaaaagagTAA